The region GTTTGTAATGGGCAACAACGCCTTCAAACGGCATCCGGCTATGCGCGTTCTCGGTCAATAGAACCAGCAGGCGCTTGGCAATGGTGGCCGAGTGCGAAACCAGAAACGTATCGTCAATATCGGAGATACAAATGAATTGAGTCGGGTGCGGAATCAAGACCTTTCCTTCTCCTTCTGCCAGTACCTGTTCCGGGGTTATAGTTTGCGAAATGAGCTGTGCCTGAACCGGGTGCCAGCCCGGCGTCAACGGCTGCGTGATGGGAAGCTCGACCTGAAAACAGCCATCGTCGTCGGTCATGACAGTAACAAGCTGTTCGTTGAAGCGGATACGTACCATTGTTCGCGGATACGGCTTCACCAGAAATAAGCGAATGACTGCCAGCAGGTTAACCAGGTCAATATCGCGGTATTTCTTACGGGGCAGCGGGCTCCTTCTGAACACGTGGCCGTAAATAGTCAGCTGTTTATCATTACCAAAACCACGGTAAATCTTCACTGTAGGCTGGTCGGTCAGCCGCAGTAATGTTAAGAAATAACGTTTTATCTTACCCTTCAGGGTTATTTTTTGTTTATCAGGGTGAGTGGATTGCACAGCTTTCATACGTTCAGTCGGTACTCGCCATCTTATAACACATAATCTACGCAGAAGTTGACCTTTTTATTCGCCATTAACCCCGTTTCGGGCGGGGAAGAAAAAACTGCCTGGGAAGAAGGTATCCAGTCATACTTTGCCGATAAACCCCATACTGTTCACTTATTTCATCTCAATGGGAAAACCGATGATGAACAGATTAGGCAGCAACTCGAAGCGCACAAACCCGACCGCGTGGTAGCCGTGGGTGGCGATGGAACCATCAAGATTGTGGCAACGGCCCTGCTCGATAGTGGTATTCCCCTTGGTGTTCTGCCCGCCGGTTCCGCCAACGGCATGGCGCGTGAGCTGGGCATCCCACCCGATGTTGAGGGTAGTCTGGATGTGCTGATAAATGGAATCGAGAAAGCCACCGACATCATAGCCGTCAACGACAACGACGTTTGTCTGCACCTGAGCGATATTGGTCTGAACGCGCAGTTGGTCCAGCACTACGAAAAAAACAACCTGCGGGGCAAACTTGGCTACCTCCGCAGTGTGGTCAATGTACTTCAAAAACGACGGTTACTCCGCGTAGCCGTTACCATTGGTGATGAATGCGTGCAGCGGGCTGCCTTCATGATTGTACTAGCCAATGCCCGCATGTACGGAACAGGTGCGGTTATTAACCCGGATGGTACCCCCTTCGACGGCCAGTTTGAAGTCGTCATCTTCCGTCGATTGACGTTCTGGGAAATAATCAAGCTTTTCTGGCGCTACCAGCCATTTAACCCCAAAAACATAGAAATTTATCCGGCTACATCGGTCACGATTGAGACCCACCGGAAAGCGTATTTCCAGATCGACGGCGAATATCGGGGGCGAATCACGAGTCTCAACGCAACTATTAAACCGGGTGCCCTGACTATGCTTGTTCCGGCTCCGACGCCGTAAATAATTTGCCTTTAAAAGGCAGATTCCATCAGACCAACTGATTCACCCGCACTCGTTTGGGTTCGCTGTAAATATTGAAGCGGTTATCACGGACAAAGCCCGCCATTGTCATGTGGGCTTCTTTCGCCATCTGAACGGCAAGGCTTGACGGAGCGCCTACGGCAGCCAGCAGGGGCACACCAGCCAGCCAACTTTTCTGAACCAGTTCGACTCCAATACGGCCACTCAGAAAAACGGCGTGTTGAGCCAGGGGAAGCCAGTTTTGCCAGAAAGCCGCTCCGATAAGTTTATCCAACGCATTATGACGACCAATATCCTCCCGGACGAGCAGCAGCTTACCGTCCGCATCGAACAGGGCAGCGGCATGAATACCGCCGGTATAGGCGAACGCCCGTTGTATTTGGCGTACCCGATCCGGTAACGCATGAAGAATGGCTGGCTCGACCGAGAAATCGCTCAACAGCGGACCCGGTGTGAGTGCCATAACCGCTTCGATAGTGGCTTTTCCACACAACCCGCAACTGGACGAGGTGAAGGTGTTTCGCTCCAGCCGTGCCCAGTCGACAACAACATCGGGGTGCAGTTCTACCCTGAGCACATTGCCTTCCTTCTCGGCATCCTGAACGCAATGTCGGCAGGAGACAATATCGGCCGGACGTTGAACGATGCCTTCAGTAAATAAGAAACCCATCGCCAGTTCTTCATCGTGGCCGGGTGTTCGCATGGTGACCGATACGGAGCGTTGCTCCCGATTGGTAGCAGGGCCAAAGCCAAGGCGTATTTCCAGCGGCTCTTCAACAGCGAGCAAATCGGGAGCTTCCGTAAGACTTTCACCCGAAATTTTATGAACAGTAACCGGCGCAACAAGAGACATTTCCAGCCAATTTAGTTTGTTTATACTAACCAGCTACGCCCATAAATGATTACGCAGGCGGGTTAAAAACTAATTGAAGCGGACGCTTTTAAGGCAAAGGAGTTCAGCGGTAAGCCATTGGGACTATCATTCAGGTAATTGAGCCGATGTATAGCCTGGATTCGGATAATCTTGAAAATATTATCGATGCCATACCCCACTTCCATATAAGGTTTGTTTCCATCGAGGCTTCCGAAGTAAATCGGTCTTGTGCCACCGGGTAGTAGCTTAAACGACTCAACATCCCGATTCGCCTTTCGCTGCCCCCCCCAGAGTGCATCGACGTTGGCAATTAAGCGCCAGTTCAATTTACGAATCCCGGGAATTCGGTTGAAGAGCAGTCCTTCAAAGCGGTGCTGGATGTGTACCGCAACGAAACGGTCACTTACAAATTCGTAAAACTGCATCCGGTTAAAGGTATTGGTCGTCAGCAGGGGCGTTGGATTACCAATGTGTGGAAACAACATCGGAGCAGGCAGCGTTGAGGGCGTAAAACCCGCCGATAGCAGGTACGTCGTCCGACCGAGGGGGCCGAGCCGAAACGTTTGCTGTGCTCGTAAGTTAAACCGATCATAATTGTACTGACCACCCAATGCCTGAGAGCCGTGCGTATAGCGAATGGTGAGCACCGGAGCCCGTTTTGTGCCCAAGGTAATTCGTTCATTGCCATCCATCAGGTACTTCTCTTTCCGGGCCAGCCGAGCTTCTATTGACCAGTAAGCATCGAATATATCCGACTGCAAAGGTGACTGTTCGCCCAGTTCGGGTTGAAGGCGGTAGTGAAATGGAAACACTGGGTCGAACGTTCGGGTCCC is a window of Spirosoma linguale DSM 74 DNA encoding:
- a CDS encoding diacylglycerol kinase catalytic region (PFAM: diacylglycerol kinase catalytic region~SMART: diacylglycerol kinase catalytic region~KEGG: rpt:Rpal_2791 diacylglycerol kinase catalytic region) — protein: MTFLFAINPVSGGEEKTAWEEGIQSYFADKPHTVHLFHLNGKTDDEQIRQQLEAHKPDRVVAVGGDGTIKIVATALLDSGIPLGVLPAGSANGMARELGIPPDVEGSLDVLINGIEKATDIIAVNDNDVCLHLSDIGLNAQLVQHYEKNNLRGKLGYLRSVVNVLQKRRLLRVAVTIGDECVQRAAFMIVLANARMYGTGAVINPDGTPFDGQFEVVIFRRLTFWEIIKLFWRYQPFNPKNIEIYPATSVTIETHRKAYFQIDGEYRGRITSLNATIKPGALTMLVPAPTP
- a CDS encoding formate dehydrogenase family accessory protein FdhD (TIGRFAM: formate dehydrogenase family accessory protein FdhD~PFAM: formate dehydrogenase subunit FdhD~KEGG: scl:sce9192 formate dehydrogenase); its protein translation is MSLVAPVTVHKISGESLTEAPDLLAVEEPLEIRLGFGPATNREQRSVSVTMRTPGHDEELAMGFLFTEGIVQRPADIVSCRHCVQDAEKEGNVLRVELHPDVVVDWARLERNTFTSSSCGLCGKATIEAVMALTPGPLLSDFSVEPAILHALPDRVRQIQRAFAYTGGIHAAALFDADGKLLLVREDIGRHNALDKLIGAAFWQNWLPLAQHAVFLSGRIGVELVQKSWLAGVPLLAAVGAPSSLAVQMAKEAHMTMAGFVRDNRFNIYSEPKRVRVNQLV
- a CDS encoding Protein of unknown function DUF2183 (PFAM: Protein of unknown function DUF2183~KEGG: mxa:MXAN_0055 hypothetical protein), whose amino-acid sequence is MKAVQSTHPDKQKITLKGKIKRYFLTLLRLTDQPTVKIYRGFGNDKQLTIYGHVFRRSPLPRKKYRDIDLVNLLAVIRLFLVKPYPRTMVRIRFNEQLVTVMTDDDGCFQVELPITQPLTPGWHPVQAQLISQTITPEQVLAEGEGKVLIPHPTQFICISDIDDTFLVSHSATIAKRLLVLLTENAHSRMPFEGVVAHYKLLAEANSGLNATNPFFYVSSSEWNLYDYILEFSTKNDLPNGVYRLSKLKRLSQVLKTGKGKHHTKFDRIEQIINTYPNQQFILLGDDSQQDPIIYESVVRHFPRQIRCVYIRQIHAEHKARTEQLMASIEANGVASCYFAHSADARQHSIAIGLIPE